The Enterococcus sp. 7F3_DIV0205 genome has a window encoding:
- a CDS encoding isopeptide-forming domain-containing fimbrial protein, producing the protein MRNKKKLFLAVLFLFGVILAVRLNVISDISAEEKGSTSSSPVINEKIITTSDSNSTDASPDSVLTRNNLSRVSQDVSSWTEFVAALQGNSDEINIVSNLVATSNPPIARKVTINGNNNKLDMRTYYMNSSDTADVTIRDVEFTGTTGKLMQGTGLLTLSGTIKSTAGNAAQIAVLHGWNVIFDNANLSYDSTSANPAVMSKNLTITNKSVISSDAEKFYGNDNRLNVGGKVLINSESKVRTHSMKGQTSNTRGQAWDMRQQLDFFVDGKGTELDIKGDGRQEVDYGGILVLVADESTLNLTNGAKMTAHGTQTSAIVLQSKGGSFNVSDSSELSIVMDGDHGYNLGAALRFREAGDMTFNVSGNSKINILKKSGRAPGIRMYGGNNKVNISGGSDFMITNYGDGTPRAPGVSGGNQAIYFTGGVASLPPNSFTVEGADSNIALDAKFGASIDSGSRDINIYAGPETYFVSRGNTNSANNGIFNGREVSMKMDSVKYFDFSNVRTGGGLVFDVTRAASSFSSKNSELSVWKRGMNLESSPIRSFPLVDFELTGTNFGTVSPTSSQDVITGFAQDGGMPAYTRLTANNQAAIIDELRVPTDADKFIWGHAVIPEGKHDEPRDAYVGEVHTRVSVSDDSGEIYQGIAEIIEDSPGSGSVSVYGDDTRSGMFKLAVPDDKFLVKDQKVKVASAWRGPLDKEGTNYVHTSEAKDLTAPERTVLDVTPPTPKKLTDIKLNNATKVLSGTGAEAGATVNVYYDTGDKDTGTLLGTSTVKSDGSWTFNLPNYVEKTKELSVYLADGEKQHQAAQIISEAGTKPEIYDQIGLIKPPVTNTADGNINPYKELTYHDAVFKGVEKYFVADVIPDNPTMTKTAVSSGGDTTSVGDIVTYTLEAANKKADSYSWKNVKLIDILPEGLNFDPDKSKVTIDGVTVGKDKYSYEIATRTLTIFAGDIAANKSVKATFEVTVEQSAVTEEGTEVLNKARALGDSPQEEPFVPGPTNPSASHVQIEKWSLEIGLPGGPPHGVLTFVSAPKSLDFGQKVESLKENTEAVNPTIVGDPLVVADNRGKFKSWTLSAQLLKPLTHVDGKTVLKNAIYYKGKEDGKEVINEITGTTRPIVTHTHTSAGNYDISQEEWSKGDGFRIILPPGAVDKLGKYSATIEFTLADTK; encoded by the coding sequence ATGAGAAATAAAAAGAAGCTTTTTTTAGCTGTATTATTTCTTTTTGGAGTAATTTTAGCTGTAAGACTAAACGTCATAAGCGATATATCTGCTGAAGAAAAAGGGAGTACATCATCAAGTCCTGTTATTAATGAAAAGATCATAACTACTTCAGATTCCAATTCAACTGATGCGTCTCCTGACTCAGTTCTGACAAGGAATAACTTGTCAAGAGTCAGTCAAGATGTTAGCTCGTGGACTGAATTTGTAGCGGCGTTACAAGGAAATAGTGATGAAATCAATATCGTTTCTAATTTAGTAGCTACCTCTAACCCGCCGATTGCAAGAAAGGTCACAATCAATGGAAATAATAATAAGTTAGATATGAGAACGTATTATATGAATTCATCTGATACAGCGGATGTAACTATTAGAGACGTTGAGTTTACTGGAACAACGGGGAAATTGATGCAGGGAACGGGTTTGTTGACTCTAAGTGGAACAATTAAGTCAACTGCTGGCAATGCGGCTCAAATTGCCGTTTTACATGGTTGGAATGTTATTTTTGACAATGCCAATCTCTCATATGACTCAACATCTGCCAATCCAGCTGTTATGTCTAAAAATTTAACAATCACCAATAAGTCTGTTATCAGCTCAGATGCAGAAAAATTTTATGGAAATGACAATAGACTTAATGTTGGCGGTAAAGTGCTTATTAATAGTGAATCAAAAGTACGGACTCATAGTATGAAAGGTCAGACTTCTAATACAAGAGGACAAGCTTGGGATATGCGTCAGCAATTAGACTTTTTCGTTGATGGAAAAGGAACCGAACTAGATATTAAAGGCGATGGACGACAGGAAGTAGATTATGGCGGCATTCTCGTTTTAGTTGCAGATGAGTCTACTTTAAACCTCACCAATGGAGCAAAAATGACTGCTCATGGTACACAAACTTCAGCAATCGTGCTTCAAAGTAAAGGCGGAAGCTTTAATGTGTCTGACAGTTCAGAATTGAGTATAGTTATGGATGGTGATCATGGCTACAATTTAGGAGCAGCTTTGCGATTTCGAGAAGCAGGTGATATGACCTTCAATGTATCTGGAAATTCTAAAATAAATATATTGAAGAAGAGTGGGAGAGCACCCGGAATTCGAATGTACGGAGGGAATAATAAAGTAAACATAAGTGGTGGTTCAGACTTTATGATTACCAACTACGGCGATGGTACTCCTCGTGCACCTGGAGTCAGTGGAGGGAATCAGGCGATTTACTTCACAGGTGGGGTCGCATCACTTCCACCAAACAGTTTTACTGTAGAAGGAGCAGATTCAAATATTGCATTGGATGCCAAATTTGGGGCTTCAATCGATTCTGGTAGTCGAGATATTAATATTTACGCAGGACCTGAAACTTATTTTGTATCCCGAGGCAATACTAATTCTGCAAATAATGGGATTTTCAATGGACGAGAAGTAAGTATGAAAATGGATAGTGTAAAATATTTTGATTTTTCTAATGTTCGTACTGGTGGCGGACTCGTTTTTGATGTTACAAGAGCAGCCTCTAGCTTCAGTAGTAAAAATTCAGAATTGTCTGTGTGGAAAAGGGGAATGAATTTAGAGAGTAGTCCAATACGCAGTTTTCCATTAGTGGACTTTGAATTGACTGGAACAAATTTTGGCACAGTTAGTCCTACAAGTAGTCAGGACGTGATAACAGGTTTTGCCCAAGATGGTGGAATGCCTGCATATACAAGATTAACTGCCAATAATCAAGCAGCTATTATTGATGAATTGAGAGTACCAACTGATGCAGATAAGTTTATCTGGGGGCATGCAGTTATTCCAGAAGGAAAACATGATGAACCTCGTGACGCCTATGTTGGTGAAGTTCATACTAGAGTATCTGTGAGTGACGATTCAGGCGAGATATATCAAGGTATAGCAGAAATAATAGAAGATAGTCCAGGAAGTGGTAGTGTTTCTGTTTATGGTGACGATACCAGAAGTGGTATGTTCAAACTTGCTGTTCCTGATGACAAATTCTTAGTAAAAGATCAAAAAGTTAAAGTTGCTAGTGCATGGAGAGGACCTCTAGATAAAGAAGGGACTAACTATGTCCACACAAGTGAGGCAAAAGACTTAACGGCTCCTGAACGAACAGTTCTTGATGTAACTCCGCCAACACCAAAAAAATTAACCGATATCAAGCTGAACAACGCAACCAAAGTTCTTTCAGGAACTGGTGCTGAGGCTGGTGCTACGGTTAACGTTTATTACGATACTGGCGATAAAGACACAGGGACTTTACTAGGAACTTCAACTGTTAAATCTGATGGTTCTTGGACGTTTAACTTACCTAATTATGTGGAGAAAACAAAAGAATTAAGTGTTTATCTTGCAGATGGTGAAAAGCAGCATCAAGCGGCTCAAATTATTTCGGAGGCAGGCACTAAGCCTGAAATTTACGATCAAATTGGTTTGATTAAACCACCAGTAACAAATACTGCAGATGGTAATATCAATCCGTATAAAGAGTTGACGTACCATGATGCTGTTTTTAAAGGTGTTGAGAAATACTTTGTTGCCGACGTGATCCCAGATAATCCGACTATGACCAAAACAGCTGTTTCAAGCGGTGGGGATACAACTTCAGTTGGAGATATTGTGACATATACTTTAGAAGCAGCAAATAAAAAAGCTGATTCTTACAGCTGGAAAAATGTGAAACTAATCGATATTTTACCAGAAGGATTGAATTTTGATCCAGATAAAAGCAAGGTAACGATCGATGGAGTGACGGTTGGTAAAGATAAATATAGTTACGAAATTGCAACAAGAACATTAACAATTTTTGCTGGTGATATAGCTGCTAATAAGAGCGTTAAGGCAACTTTTGAGGTGACTGTGGAACAAAGTGCTGTGACCGAAGAAGGTACTGAGGTCCTGAATAAAGCGCGTGCACTAGGAGATTCACCACAAGAAGAACCTTTTGTACCAGGACCAACGAACCCTTCAGCATCACATGTGCAAATTGAAAAATGGTCCCTTGAAATAGGGTTACCAGGTGGGCCGCCACATGGTGTTCTAACGTTTGTATCTGCTCCAAAATCACTAGATTTTGGACAGAAGGTAGAAAGTTTGAAGGAAAATACTGAAGCAGTTAATCCGACTATCGTTGGTGATCCATTAGTGGTTGCTGATAACCGTGGGAAGTTCAAGAGTTGGACGCTATCTGCTCAATTGCTTAAACCATTAACTCATGTAGACGGTAAAACTGTTTTGAAAAACGCTATCTACTACAAAGGCAAAGAAGATGGTAAAGAAGTCATCAATGAAATAACTGGTACGACTCGACCAATCGTTACACACACACATACTAGTGCTGGTAACTATGATATTAGTCAAGAAGAATGGTCAAAAGGTGACGGTTTTAGAATTATTTTACCGCCAGGAGCTGTAGATAAGCTTGGAAAATATAGTGCGACAATTGAGTTTACCTTAGCAGATACAAAATAG
- a CDS encoding LPXTG cell wall anchor domain-containing protein has translation MKNLKYYVLTSIVLVSFFAITPLSAKAEGGGNGGAVQTTGGVGFYEDETTPTTTPSTTEEPKEKPSPKPKGRYPSTGELVARSLSISGVAVVVIVVIYFIWKRKKENAEKGKER, from the coding sequence ATGAAAAATTTGAAGTACTACGTTTTGACCTCCATTGTATTAGTATCATTCTTTGCAATTACGCCTCTTAGTGCAAAAGCTGAGGGCGGAGGTAATGGCGGTGCTGTTCAAACAACAGGCGGCGTCGGATTTTATGAAGACGAGACAACGCCGACTACAACACCGTCAACAACAGAAGAACCAAAAGAAAAGCCTTCACCTAAACCAAAAGGAAGATACCCTTCGACTGGAGAATTGGTGGCGAGAAGTTTATCCATCAGCGGTGTAGCAGTAGTTGTGATTGTGGTCATTTATTTCATATGGAAACGTAAAAAAGAAAATGCTGAAAAAGGAAAGGAGAGATAA
- a CDS encoding WxL domain-containing protein: MKKKITCSIPLLLLSASIVFLADVQQVHADDSQDGNATIGLTQPEQEIGLRDPENPTTIVDPGPTPSTTGDLRIDFVPQLNFSKYLLSDKDQTYPVNAQLFKDQTGPRGNFVQVSDFRPGAQGWTLQVRQETQFKNDKAQNSQLNGAVISFDKSWVNATRDLSEAPTVSKEIIRLSNVGETYNLAEAKPGKGRGIWSISFGASKENKNGQPGTLSPRLLKEQPVLDPAFDNKQVYENSAIQLSIPGATKKDLVEYSTVLTWTIAELP, translated from the coding sequence ATGAAAAAGAAAATAACTTGTTCAATTCCCTTACTTCTTCTTTCGGCAAGCATAGTGTTTTTAGCCGATGTTCAGCAAGTACATGCTGATGACAGTCAAGATGGAAATGCCACGATTGGACTCACACAGCCAGAGCAAGAAATTGGACTTCGTGATCCAGAAAATCCAACTACAATTGTTGACCCAGGGCCGACACCAAGCACAACAGGAGATCTTAGAATTGATTTTGTTCCACAGCTGAATTTCAGTAAATATCTACTGTCGGACAAAGATCAAACCTATCCTGTGAATGCCCAATTATTTAAAGATCAAACAGGTCCTAGAGGAAATTTTGTACAAGTTTCTGATTTTAGACCCGGCGCTCAAGGCTGGACACTACAAGTTAGGCAAGAGACGCAGTTTAAAAACGATAAAGCTCAAAACTCTCAATTGAATGGTGCAGTGATCTCCTTTGATAAATCTTGGGTAAACGCTACAAGGGATTTAAGTGAGGCACCAACTGTTTCAAAAGAGATTATTCGATTGAGCAATGTTGGTGAAACCTATAATTTAGCTGAGGCTAAGCCAGGCAAAGGTCGCGGGATTTGGAGTATCTCTTTTGGTGCATCAAAAGAAAATAAAAACGGACAACCAGGAACATTAAGTCCGCGCTTATTAAAAGAACAACCGGTACTAGATCCAGCATTTGACAATAAACAAGTGTATGAGAATAGTGCCATCCAATTAAGTATACCAGGGGCAACGAAAAAAGACCTGGTAGAATATTCAACGGTGTTAACTTGGACTATTGCCGAGTTGCCATAA
- a CDS encoding WxL domain-containing protein: MKLTHKLCGAVLLAAVGTAVALPNATKADNVPVNGSADIEFTRNTTENTTVTDPTGSSEITDWTVTDPGEFGIMTVSPLDFDKHAALDIPAGGKEKFEYWAKPATANKGNADQHPIENLVQFKDDRSIANHSFKLSAELTKNFTAEIAGEDAVELKGSTLTYNKMRLITDIAPALKPVTPKFGENGSETSAISFGGGSKEFLVNDVAAADGKVKGKGTHQLTFGSQKEGTAGDAIKLEFDADTDVRTAKYNATVTWTLAEVN, from the coding sequence ATGAAATTAACACACAAATTATGCGGCGCTGTATTATTAGCAGCAGTAGGAACAGCGGTAGCACTTCCAAATGCAACGAAAGCGGATAACGTACCAGTCAATGGTTCGGCTGATATCGAGTTTACAAGAAATACAACTGAGAATACAACAGTAACTGACCCAACTGGAAGTTCTGAAATCACTGACTGGACTGTAACAGATCCAGGTGAGTTCGGAATCATGACTGTTTCACCACTTGACTTTGACAAACATGCAGCACTTGATATTCCAGCTGGTGGTAAAGAAAAATTTGAATATTGGGCTAAACCTGCAACTGCAAATAAAGGGAACGCAGATCAACATCCGATTGAAAACCTAGTACAATTTAAAGACGATCGTTCAATTGCGAACCACAGCTTTAAATTAAGCGCAGAATTAACGAAAAACTTCACAGCAGAAATCGCTGGCGAAGATGCTGTTGAATTAAAAGGCTCTACATTAACTTATAACAAAATGCGTTTGATCACTGATATTGCGCCTGCTTTAAAACCAGTGACTCCTAAATTTGGTGAAAATGGTTCTGAAACCTCAGCAATTTCATTTGGTGGCGGTTCTAAAGAATTTTTAGTAAATGATGTGGCTGCTGCCGATGGTAAAGTCAAAGGTAAAGGAACTCACCAATTAACTTTCGGTAGTCAAAAAGAAGGTACTGCTGGCGATGCAATTAAATTAGAATTTGATGCAGATACAGATGTACGTACAGCTAAATACAATGCAACAGTAACTTGGACATTGGCTGAAGTAAACTAA
- a CDS encoding DUF916 and DUF3324 domain-containing protein, with protein sequence MKRKYLFYLALFLYIACGTCFSQVSYAEGGTQADFGVGFNYKVVKPENQKSTVGYFDLKMSPGQKQTVQIELSNGTEHEMVIGVSLNGAKTNGNGVIEYGPTTIEDDKSLKYNFVDVVKGPKEVKIPAKSMVPLDLEITMPESSFDGSISGGIQMKQITKEEKKEEKKAGITNEYAFLVGMILNETDTKVEPDLAFNKAYAGLTNYRNAVFLNFSNVEAEYLEDMTVDAQIMKGDSKEVLYDTKKAGMRMAPNTMIDFPVEMNGDRMEPGEYTAHILVTAGDKKWEWTEKFSITDEEADKFNSQDVSLTQERGINWRLIAMIVGGVVVVALIVFFVVRAIGNNNKKKKKQLKKKKR encoded by the coding sequence ATGAAGAGAAAATATTTATTTTATTTGGCATTATTTTTGTACATAGCTTGTGGTACCTGTTTTAGTCAAGTTTCTTATGCGGAAGGCGGAACTCAAGCAGATTTTGGTGTCGGGTTTAATTACAAAGTCGTCAAACCGGAGAATCAAAAAAGTACTGTTGGTTATTTTGATTTGAAAATGTCTCCTGGGCAAAAACAAACGGTTCAAATTGAACTATCTAACGGAACAGAACATGAAATGGTGATTGGTGTTTCTCTTAATGGTGCTAAGACCAATGGGAATGGTGTTATTGAATATGGACCTACAACAATTGAAGATGATAAATCTCTTAAATATAATTTTGTGGATGTTGTTAAAGGACCGAAAGAAGTGAAGATCCCCGCTAAATCAATGGTACCTTTAGATTTAGAAATTACCATGCCTGAATCTAGCTTTGATGGCAGTATTTCCGGTGGGATTCAGATGAAACAAATTACCAAAGAAGAAAAAAAAGAAGAGAAAAAAGCTGGTATTACTAATGAATACGCCTTTCTTGTTGGAATGATTTTAAATGAAACAGATACAAAGGTGGAACCAGATCTAGCCTTCAATAAAGCTTATGCAGGTCTAACAAATTATCGAAATGCTGTCTTTTTGAATTTCTCTAATGTTGAAGCAGAATACTTAGAGGATATGACAGTCGATGCTCAAATCATGAAGGGAGATTCCAAAGAAGTCCTTTATGATACTAAAAAAGCTGGTATGAGAATGGCTCCAAACACAATGATTGATTTTCCTGTCGAGATGAATGGAGATCGAATGGAACCAGGTGAATATACGGCACATATTTTAGTCACTGCTGGTGACAAGAAATGGGAATGGACAGAAAAATTCTCGATTACGGACGAAGAAGCGGATAAATTTAATTCGCAAGATGTCTCACTGACGCAAGAACGCGGGATCAACTGGCGTCTGATTGCAATGATCGTTGGTGGAGTTGTGGTCGTTGCATTGATTGTCTTTTTCGTTGTAAGAGCTATTGGGAACAATAACAAGAAAAAGAAAAAACAATTGAAAAAGAAGAAACGCTAA
- the lepB gene encoding signal peptidase I produces MKKTINTKKKELVQQETKRAVKPKKQKINTIASANKRHRKSIKKKQQIPKKKRPSQGEGDGFDKKRRKSSSSYSIKNKTKNKRKKGSVKKAQRKRLKQTSKEIVFTIIITLLIVSVASYFTVRLPKMEGYAMTKALNDKDRLLVNKWGEIKRFKLIYFKVPQTNQKSIRRVIGLPGEELYYKNDELYINNKLTPERFLEESIAEVKSAGFLVTQDFTLKQTVDVSKVPQGKYFVLGDNRQFASDSRNYGLIDEKDIIGVVELRYFPFHTATGF; encoded by the coding sequence ATGAAAAAAACAATCAATACGAAAAAAAAAGAACTAGTGCAACAGGAGACTAAAAGGGCAGTAAAGCCGAAGAAGCAAAAAATAAATACAATAGCATCTGCTAATAAACGACATAGAAAAAGTATTAAGAAAAAGCAACAGATACCGAAAAAAAAGCGTCCTTCTCAAGGTGAGGGGGACGGTTTTGACAAGAAGAGAAGGAAATCAAGTTCCTCATATTCTATAAAGAATAAAACAAAGAACAAAAGAAAAAAAGGATCAGTAAAAAAAGCTCAAAGAAAACGGTTGAAGCAAACGAGCAAAGAGATCGTCTTTACGATCATCATTACGCTTCTTATTGTAAGTGTGGCGTCATATTTTACTGTTCGTCTTCCGAAGATGGAAGGATATGCTATGACTAAAGCATTAAATGATAAAGATCGTTTGCTGGTCAATAAATGGGGAGAAATCAAACGATTTAAATTGATTTATTTTAAAGTTCCTCAAACCAATCAGAAATCGATAAGACGAGTTATCGGTTTACCTGGAGAAGAGCTGTATTATAAAAATGATGAACTATATATTAATAATAAACTGACTCCAGAACGTTTTTTAGAAGAATCGATTGCTGAAGTAAAGTCTGCTGGATTTCTTGTAACACAAGACTTTACGTTGAAACAAACAGTCGATGTATCTAAGGTACCGCAGGGGAAGTACTTTGTTTTGGGAGATAATCGACAGTTTGCTAGTGATAGTAGAAACTATGGCTTGATTGATGAAAAAGATATTATTGGCGTTGTGGAACTACGATATTTTCCGTTTCATACAGCTACAGGTTTTTAA
- the lepB gene encoding signal peptidase I, which yields MKKSKKIRSKQMEEKEIRYNRIFHQVVTTVFFLLFALCCLLFLIHIKTHVVDGQSMAPTFENGDRIFVQKSQDPKRNEIITFEPKDKPGDSFVKRVIGMPGDMIWLENNKLFLNYRLSETDGYLTDGLNKLAMDLPDGTLKINISMSVMSQLTGLNKIPKNCYFVLGDNSKHSTDSRVFGLVEKNQIEGVVKYRYFPLHKMGFVS from the coding sequence ATGAAGAAGAGTAAAAAAATACGTTCAAAGCAAATGGAGGAAAAGGAAATTCGTTATAACAGAATATTCCATCAGGTTGTAACGACTGTTTTTTTCTTACTATTTGCTTTGTGCTGCTTGTTGTTTTTAATACATATAAAAACGCACGTTGTAGATGGACAATCCATGGCTCCGACGTTTGAGAATGGAGATCGTATCTTTGTTCAAAAAAGCCAAGATCCTAAACGCAATGAGATCATTACGTTTGAGCCGAAGGATAAACCAGGTGATTCATTTGTGAAGCGGGTTATTGGAATGCCGGGAGATATGATTTGGTTAGAGAATAATAAACTATTTTTGAACTATCGACTATCAGAAACAGATGGATATTTAACCGATGGTCTAAATAAATTAGCAATGGATTTGCCCGATGGAACGCTTAAGATCAATATTAGTATGTCTGTCATGAGTCAGTTGACTGGATTAAATAAAATTCCTAAAAATTGTTATTTTGTTTTAGGCGACAATAGTAAACATTCTACTGATAGCAGGGTGTTTGGTTTGGTTGAGAAGAATCAAATTGAAGGGGTAGTCAAGTACCGTTACTTTCCGTTGCATAAAATGGGGTTTGTCAGCTGA
- a CDS encoding YfhO family protein, translating into MKQKVIAAIKGNGIFLCLSIVLPITIMAAIYYSIGIYPGSKTTILASDALSQYAVFHASFNNVLHGEQSAFYTWYGSLGLNFWALSAYYLNGIFTPIVYFFDNQAMPDALYMITLLKFGAIGGAFWFFSSQTYKIAKPLHVGLSVAYALMSYTTAYSEVIMWLDAFIYLPLILLGIHRLMDFKKPALLFISYLLLFLSNFYMAFMIGIFSFLYFFARLFTNRKRYSSRVISYLITSILAGGASMVTILPTILDLKNNGEGLNRVNRLFTADVELWDLVTKNMVGVYDTSKYKSAPFIYIGLLALIFFFYYFVSKKIPLKNKLLYGSLGVIVAGSFYIDPLNLFWQGMHAPNMFLFRYSFLLSCLIILLAGYALEVFTKDDFEKLVNISIGLLLIFLAAIFFTNKQRYDYLSSGSIILTFVFLLLYLLLFYCYQKEWKLKWLPIILTVLILAETSFNAQRMIAGIRTDWGYPAREYFDKYYPDIKKLVDQTKVENEQLYRLENMDSVSRNDSFLYGYSGVTMFSSIRNRNSSAYLHQLGFRSFGSNLNISYLNNTLLMDAMLGIKYNISKEKLSKYGFDKKSKSGEYTLYENKYALPLGVLTDEKIYEKNAVANQTALLTHMAGEKEKLFQFVDTKQVGMENLVEEQENGAYIYSEIEPTEENIIEWSVDVPANSQAYFSITPTDFGYMDKTEIELTIEGVSRKSNMVDGGQYHDLGYHKEAKTVNIKAVFRDNDKTKIKIFKPDVVVLDIPKFEEVINKIQKKGVDFKTTGRKAKASVELTEDQVILTTIPFDKGWTAYVDGKRTEIPTFKDAFLTLRVPKGKHTVEFVFLPQGFKLGLGLFISCSLIFLLYTLIDSRNNKRQVVQKVEVGSEGLKNGETK; encoded by the coding sequence ATGAAGCAAAAAGTGATAGCAGCTATTAAGGGAAATGGAATTTTTTTATGTTTAAGTATCGTGTTGCCAATTACAATCATGGCGGCCATTTATTATAGCATCGGGATTTATCCAGGGAGTAAAACGACAATTCTAGCGAGTGATGCCTTAAGTCAGTATGCAGTTTTCCATGCTAGTTTTAATAATGTTTTACATGGTGAACAAAGTGCTTTTTATACTTGGTATGGTTCGTTAGGACTAAATTTTTGGGCTCTTTCCGCTTATTATTTGAACGGTATTTTTACACCAATTGTTTACTTTTTTGATAATCAAGCAATGCCTGATGCGTTATATATGATTACGTTGTTAAAATTTGGAGCAATTGGAGGGGCCTTTTGGTTCTTCTCCTCTCAAACATATAAAATTGCTAAGCCACTACATGTTGGATTAAGTGTAGCTTATGCACTGATGTCTTATACAACAGCTTATTCAGAGGTTATTATGTGGCTGGATGCGTTTATCTACTTGCCTTTGATTCTTTTAGGAATTCATCGATTGATGGATTTCAAAAAGCCTGCATTACTTTTTATTAGCTATTTATTGCTGTTTTTATCGAACTTCTATATGGCATTCATGATAGGGATTTTCTCATTTCTTTATTTTTTTGCTCGGTTATTTACGAATAGGAAAAGGTATTCTTCAAGGGTCATATCCTATTTGATTACGTCTATATTAGCTGGCGGCGCGTCTATGGTTACGATTCTGCCAACGATATTAGATTTGAAAAACAATGGTGAAGGATTGAATAGAGTTAATCGATTATTTACAGCGGATGTTGAACTGTGGGACTTGGTTACTAAAAACATGGTGGGTGTCTATGATACAAGTAAATATAAAAGTGCACCATTTATTTACATTGGTTTGTTGGCTTTGATTTTTTTCTTTTATTATTTTGTGAGTAAAAAAATTCCATTGAAGAATAAATTGTTATATGGCAGTTTGGGTGTAATTGTTGCTGGAAGCTTTTATATCGATCCTCTCAATCTTTTTTGGCAAGGAATGCATGCACCAAATATGTTCTTATTCCGTTATAGTTTTTTGTTGTCCTGTTTGATTATTTTATTAGCTGGCTATGCTTTGGAAGTATTCACAAAAGATGACTTTGAAAAACTGGTGAATATTAGTATAGGGCTACTTCTGATTTTCTTAGCGGCAATCTTTTTCACTAACAAACAACGTTACGATTACCTATCAAGTGGATCGATTATTTTGACATTTGTGTTTTTGTTGCTGTATCTATTGTTATTTTACTGTTATCAAAAAGAATGGAAATTGAAATGGCTGCCGATAATCTTAACCGTACTAATTTTAGCTGAAACAAGTTTTAACGCTCAACGTATGATTGCCGGTATTCGTACTGATTGGGGATATCCTGCACGAGAATACTTTGATAAATATTATCCAGATATCAAGAAACTAGTTGATCAAACAAAAGTGGAAAATGAGCAATTATATCGTTTGGAGAATATGGACAGTGTGAGCCGAAATGATAGTTTCCTTTATGGTTATAGTGGCGTAACGATGTTTTCATCTATTCGAAATCGTAATTCATCTGCATATTTACATCAATTAGGCTTTCGTTCTTTTGGTAGCAATTTAAATATCAGTTATCTAAATAATACCTTGTTAATGGATGCAATGTTAGGGATCAAATACAATATTTCAAAGGAAAAACTCTCGAAATATGGCTTTGATAAAAAAAGTAAAAGTGGAGAATATACACTGTACGAGAATAAATACGCATTGCCATTGGGCGTTTTAACAGATGAAAAAATATATGAAAAAAATGCTGTAGCAAACCAAACTGCGTTGCTGACTCATATGGCTGGTGAAAAAGAAAAACTGTTCCAATTTGTTGATACTAAGCAAGTAGGAATGGAAAATTTAGTTGAAGAACAGGAAAATGGAGCATACATCTATTCTGAAATCGAACCGACAGAAGAAAATATTATCGAATGGTCTGTGGATGTTCCGGCTAATTCTCAAGCCTATTTTAGTATTACACCAACAGATTTTGGGTATATGGATAAAACGGAAATAGAGTTAACGATAGAAGGCGTTAGTCGAAAAAGTAATATGGTAGATGGCGGACAATATCATGATCTTGGCTATCATAAGGAAGCTAAAACAGTCAATATCAAAGCTGTTTTCAGAGATAATGACAAAACAAAAATAAAGATTTTTAAACCAGATGTGGTGGTACTGGATATTCCTAAATTTGAAGAAGTTATAAATAAAATTCAGAAAAAAGGTGTGGATTTTAAAACTACAGGGCGTAAGGCAAAAGCATCAGTAGAGTTAACAGAAGATCAGGTCATTTTGACTACGATACCTTTTGATAAGGGATGGACGGCTTACGTGGATGGTAAAAGGACTGAGATTCCAACATTCAAAGATGCGTTTTTGACCTTACGGGTGCCAAAAGGGAAGCATACAGTTGAATTTGTGTTTCTTCCCCAAGGCTTTAAGCTAGGGTTAGGATTATTTATTAGCTGTTCTCTTATATTTCTACTGTACACATTGATTGATAGTAGGAACAATAAGCGTCAAGTGGTTCAAAAGGTGGAAGTTGGTTCTGAGGGTTTGAAGAATGGAGAAACAAAATGA